In Halobacterium noricense, the genomic stretch CACCGGCAGTGTCGAGACGGAGGTAGTACGTCGACGCGAGCACGCCCAGCCGGGTCGCAGAGAGCCCGAGGTCGTCGTCGGTCTCCACGAACCCCTCCTCGACGAGGTCGTCGAGGGTGTCCCGGACGCGGTCCCGAAGCCCCGGGAAGTCGTACGCGTCGGGTTCGGACTGGGCGCGCTGGTAGTAGAACGTCGTCTCCAGCCAGTCCATCACGTCCCCGAGCCCGCGAATCGTGCCCATCGCGATTTCGGCGTTCAGGTGCTCGGCGAGGTCACCGCCGGACTGCGTCCGGCGAGCCTCCGACTGTGAGTCGGAGATTCCTGCGAGCCGGGACTCGATCTCCTTGCCCTCGCGGAGGAGGTCGCGGTACATGTCGGCGTCCGACTCGTCGCAGACCACCCAGCCGTAGCCGACGTCGTCGTAGCCGGGGCGGCCCGCGCGCCCGAGCATCTGGAGAACGTCAAGCGGGCTCATGTCGACCTCGCCTTCGAGGGGGTTGTGGAGTTTCGTGTCCCGGATGACGACGCAACGCGCGGGGAGGTTGACGCCCCACGCGAGCGTCGACGTCGAGAACAAAATCCGAATCTTGCCCTCCCGGAACCACTCCTCGACGAGGTTCTTGTCGTGCGTCGAGAGCCCGGCGTGGTGGAACGCGACGCCGTCCAGCACGGACTTGCGGAGCGTCGCGTTGTCCAGTTCCTCGGCCGCCGTGTGGAACTCGTAGTCGCCCCGCGAACCCACGGGAATGTCGCGTTCGCCGATTTCGTCTCTGGTCTTCTTCGCGGCTTGCACGGTGTCCTGCCGGCTGGAGACGAACACGAGCGCCTGCCCGTCCTCGCGGAGGTGGGGTTCGACGAGGTCCAGCGTCGTGAACAGCCGGCGATACTTGTCCGCGAACGGGTTGTCTCCGTGCGTGTACGTCCGCACGCCCGCGTGAAGGTCCACGGGCCGGTAGTCGTCGCCGAATTCGAAGGTCGTCTCGGGTTCCGCGTCGAGCCACGCCGCCACGTCGTCGATGTTGGGCATCGTGGCGGAGAGCGCGACCACGCGCGGGTCGCAGAGCCGCCGCCAGCGCGACACCACCACTTCCAGCACGCTGCCGCGCTTCTCGGAGTCCAGCAGGTGAACCTCGTCGATGACCACGCAGTCGACGTCGGTGACGAACGAGTAGCGCGGCGAGTCGTGTTTCCGGGTGGCGGAGTCGGCCTTCTCGGGCGTCATCACGAGCACGTCCGCGCGCTCCGCGCGGCGGGGGTTGAGGTCGCGCTCCCCGGTGACGACGTACACCGAGTAGCCGAGCTCCTCGAAGCGCTCCCACTCGGACTCCTTCTCGTTGGTGAGCGCGCGCAGCGGCGCGACGAACACCGCGGTGCCGCCGGCGTCGAGGGTCTGGCAGATGGCCAGTTCCGCGAGCGCGGTCTTCCCGCTGCCCGTCGGGGCGGACGCGACGACGTTGGCCTCGGAGTTCACGAGCGCTGGCACCGCCTCGCGCTGCATCTCGTTGAACTCGTCGAAGGGAAAGGCGTCGGCGAATTGGGGGACGACCTCGGCGACTTCCATCACCAGTTGGGGAAGGCGGGTGGGCGGATAGGCGTTTCCTTAGTGGCGTGGTTCGGAGGGAGTGAGCGCGTGGTTCGGAGCGAACGAAGTGAGCGAGAACCACGGAACAGCGAACGGCTACCGTCGGGAGCCGTGAGCGAAGCGAACGACCGAGAACCACGTCGATGCGAACGAAGTGAACGAGAACCACGCGCTCCCCGCCACGAGCACTCAGTCTGTCGCGTCCGCGGCCATCGAGGACGCGACGCGTTCGAGCAGCCCGCGGTCCGTCGAGTAGTAGAAGTAGGCGGTGACGCCGACGGCGGCGACGACGTTCGACAGCGTAATCGCCCAGAACGCGGCGTACACCGGGACCGAGAGCACGACGACGTACGCGCCGACGACCGCGATGGGCAGCCGGACGACCCAGTACTGGAGCATCGTCGCGACCATCGACACCTGAGTCTTTCCGGCGCCGTTGAATCCGCCCTGCACGGGGTAGATGACGCCGAACGCCCAGTAGCCGACCGCGAGAATCTGGAGGTACGCGACCGTGTACGTGAGCGCGTCGCCGTCGAGGCTGGGCGCGAACACGCTCGCGATGAGATCGGGAATCGCGAACTGGACGACGCCGACGAGCGCGAGGCCGACCGTCGCGACGCCCGCGGCGAGCCACGTCGCGCGGATCGCCCGAGCGGGGCGCTCCGCGCCGAGGTTCTGGCCGACGACGCTGGCGACCGCGCTCCCGACGGCGATAGCGGGGACGAACGCGAGCGTCGAGATGCGCATCCCGACGGTGTACGCCGCCAGTCCCGCGCTCCCGCCGACGCCGGAGACGATGGCGACCATGAGGAGGCGCGCGGTCTGGCGGCCGCCCTCCTGGCCGGCCTTCGGCACGCCGATTTCGAGGACGTCGCGCAGCGAGTCGAGGCGGAGCCGCATCGCCTCGCGCGTGTACGCGAAGTCGGTGAACTCGGTGGTGGCGAGCGCGACGGCGACGGCGAACCCGACGACGTAGCCGGCGGCGGTGCCGAGCGCGGCACCGAGGATGCCGTAGCCGGCGAAGCCGGCGATGCCCCAGCCGACGACGAGAAACGGGTCGAGAACGACGTTGACGGCGACGGCGACGACGTTGACAACGAGCGCCGCGCGGGAGTCCCCCCAGCCGACGAACGCGCCCTCGATGGCGTCACTCATTCCGCCGAACACCATGCCTCCGAGGATGACGACGAGGTAGAGCGCGCCGAGTTCGACGACGACTTCGCCGGGGTCGAACAACGCGAGCACGTCGGTAGCGAAGATGGCGGCGAACGCGAGCGCCGCGAGGTTGAATGCGAGCGCGACGAGGATGGCGTGGACGGCGGCGCGGCGTGCGGCCCCGTCCTTCTCCGCGCCGGCGTGCTGGGCGACGAGCACCTGCCCGCCAGTCAGCGCGACGTGGTTGCCGAGCGTGAGAAGCGCGAGCACCGGCGCGACGAGGCCGACGGCGGCGACCGCTTCCTCACTGACGCGGCCGAGCCAGAACGCGTCGACGACCTGCTGGAGGACGACGACGTACTGCTGGACGACCAGGGGGGCGGCGACGTAGAACAGCGCCCGGGAGAGCGGGCCGTCGGTTATATCCTCGCGAGACACGTCAAACATTTTGCTTCTTGCGGGTAGTTTGAACGTCCGAGCGCCTCCTCTTTAACATGTGGGGTCCGCTTTCGGGGCACGTTGCCGGCGCTACGAACCCCACTGTTTTTGCGGTGCCACGCGAAGGGACGGTCATGAGCAGTCGGCGGAAGCCGGACTGGCTGAAGATGCGGCCGCCGTCCGGAGAACGATTCACGGATATCAAGGAGACGCTCCGGGAGCACGACCTCCACACGGTCTGCGAGGAGGCGTCCTGCCCCAACATGGGGGAGTGTTGGTCGGGTCGCAACGGCCCGGGCACCGCGACGTTCATGCTGATGGGCGACCGGTGCTCGCGGGGCTGCAACTTCTGCGACGTCGAGACCGGCGGGATGGAGCCGCTGGACCGCGACGAGCCCGCCAACGTCGCGGAGTCCGTCGCGAAAATCGGGCTGGACTACGTCGTCCTCACCTCCGTCGACCGCGACGACCTCGACGACCAGGGCGCGGGCCACTTCGCGCAGACGATTCGGGAAATCAAAGAGCGCGACCCCTCGATTCTGGTGGAGGTGCTGATTCCGGACTTTCAGGGGGAGGAGCGCCTCGTCCGGAAGATCATCGACGCCGGTCCAGACGTCATCGCGCACAACGTCGAGACCGTCGAGCGCCGCCAGTTCCCGGTGCGGGACCGCCGCGCGGGCTACGAGCAGTCCCTCGCGGTGCTCGACCAGGTGAACCGCGAGTCCGACATCTACACCAAG encodes the following:
- a CDS encoding DEAD/DEAH box helicase; translated protein: MEVAEVVPQFADAFPFDEFNEMQREAVPALVNSEANVVASAPTGSGKTALAELAICQTLDAGGTAVFVAPLRALTNEKESEWERFEELGYSVYVVTGERDLNPRRAERADVLVMTPEKADSATRKHDSPRYSFVTDVDCVVIDEVHLLDSEKRGSVLEVVVSRWRRLCDPRVVALSATMPNIDDVAAWLDAEPETTFEFGDDYRPVDLHAGVRTYTHGDNPFADKYRRLFTTLDLVEPHLREDGQALVFVSSRQDTVQAAKKTRDEIGERDIPVGSRGDYEFHTAAEELDNATLRKSVLDGVAFHHAGLSTHDKNLVEEWFREGKIRILFSTSTLAWGVNLPARCVVIRDTKLHNPLEGEVDMSPLDVLQMLGRAGRPGYDDVGYGWVVCDESDADMYRDLLREGKEIESRLAGISDSQSEARRTQSGGDLAEHLNAEIAMGTIRGLGDVMDWLETTFYYQRAQSEPDAYDFPGLRDRVRDTLDDLVEEGFVETDDDLGLSATRLGVLASTYYLRLDTAGEFRDVADGDGDADSVLRAVANAGEFDSVSARKSERDAVDRIVGGEADDLDSGPRKVLAILRGSMDGSVPPELRSDAWVIKQNALRLLAALGAFFERYDDPAGANVAARLEARIDTGVPDDAVGLTALDGVAAGRAHKLADEGIETPADVREAGKDGLEEAGLGPGVAESVSEQAADMPDVTVDWSDLPDSIAVGDNQMCEVVVRNSAGGAAAGVAVTVNGRRTDGSPSTSETRSVSEDGVEMTETTGYLDDELSVPVGVFGADADVLEFEITVSFSDLPLLPVTETRTVRVE
- a CDS encoding MATE family efflux transporter; translation: MFDVSREDITDGPLSRALFYVAAPLVVQQYVVVLQQVVDAFWLGRVSEEAVAAVGLVAPVLALLTLGNHVALTGGQVLVAQHAGAEKDGAARRAAVHAILVALAFNLAALAFAAIFATDVLALFDPGEVVVELGALYLVVILGGMVFGGMSDAIEGAFVGWGDSRAALVVNVVAVAVNVVLDPFLVVGWGIAGFAGYGILGAALGTAAGYVVGFAVAVALATTEFTDFAYTREAMRLRLDSLRDVLEIGVPKAGQEGGRQTARLLMVAIVSGVGGSAGLAAYTVGMRISTLAFVPAIAVGSAVASVVGQNLGAERPARAIRATWLAAGVATVGLALVGVVQFAIPDLIASVFAPSLDGDALTYTVAYLQILAVGYWAFGVIYPVQGGFNGAGKTQVSMVATMLQYWVVRLPIAVVGAYVVVLSVPVYAAFWAITLSNVVAAVGVTAYFYYSTDRGLLERVASSMAADATD
- the lipA gene encoding lipoyl synthase, with the protein product MSSRRKPDWLKMRPPSGERFTDIKETLREHDLHTVCEEASCPNMGECWSGRNGPGTATFMLMGDRCSRGCNFCDVETGGMEPLDRDEPANVAESVAKIGLDYVVLTSVDRDDLDDQGAGHFAQTIREIKERDPSILVEVLIPDFQGEERLVRKIIDAGPDVIAHNVETVERRQFPVRDRRAGYEQSLAVLDQVNRESDIYTKTSLMLGVGEYDHEVYQTLGDLREVGVDVVTLGQYLQPSRSHLDVADYVHPQKFETWRRVAETEFDFLYCASGPMVRSSYKAGELFVDAVLREGKSIEEARSEARQRSASD